In Bacillus sp. DX3.1, the following proteins share a genomic window:
- a CDS encoding ROK family protein: MKKYIAFDVGGTEIKYGIVSETGMLLKHQVVSTEASLGGEQIVHKLICLSQEVMKRHAIFGVGISTAGIVDINKGMITGGVDHIPRYAGIPIVNRLQYALKVPVAIENDVNCAALGEVWQGAGRQKKNFIMLTLGTGIGGAIVIDHTLYRGHSFSAGEWGNMLIEGKPFEAIASISGLIRLVKQYKGEGNWDGKTIFQLYDENDKEVVQAVGVFFKHLAIGISNLAYIFNPQTIIIGGGITARGIKFLEEVEEGVQKYLQPDFYRNCEITLAHNRNHAGMIGSIYHFLHQHE, from the coding sequence ATGAAAAAATACATTGCATTTGATGTTGGTGGTACAGAGATTAAATATGGAATCGTTTCGGAAACAGGTATGTTATTGAAACATCAAGTTGTTTCAACAGAGGCTTCTTTAGGAGGCGAACAAATTGTTCACAAGCTAATTTGTTTGTCTCAAGAAGTAATGAAGCGGCATGCTATTTTTGGTGTTGGTATTAGTACAGCAGGAATTGTTGACATCAACAAGGGAATGATAACTGGCGGCGTGGATCATATTCCACGCTATGCTGGTATTCCGATTGTGAATAGGTTACAATACGCACTTAAAGTTCCTGTTGCGATTGAAAATGATGTGAATTGTGCTGCACTCGGAGAAGTATGGCAAGGGGCAGGAAGACAGAAGAAAAACTTTATTATGCTTACACTTGGAACGGGAATTGGTGGAGCGATTGTTATTGATCATACATTATATCGAGGGCATTCGTTTAGTGCTGGTGAATGGGGAAATATGTTAATAGAAGGAAAGCCATTTGAAGCAATCGCATCTATTTCAGGATTAATTCGTCTTGTGAAGCAATATAAGGGCGAAGGAAACTGGGATGGTAAAACAATTTTTCAACTGTATGACGAGAACGATAAAGAAGTTGTGCAAGCTGTTGGAGTGTTCTTTAAACATTTAGCTATTGGGATTAGCAATCTTGCTTATATTTTCAATCCGCAAACGATTATTATTGGTGGAGGTATTACGGCAAGAGGTATAAAGTTTTTAGAAGAAGTGGAAGAAGGAGTGCAAAAGTATTTGCAGCCTGATTTTTATAGGAATTGCGAGATTACTCTTGCACACAATCGTAATCATGCTGGAATGATCGGTTCGATTTATCACTTCTTACATCAACATGAATAA
- a CDS encoding TerD family protein — protein MPIILEKGQKIDLTKGQPGLIKLQVGLGWDPMAQSGGFLSSLLGSKPSVDCDASVVMLENDRFLNKNDLVYFGNKLSACGSIIHSGDNLTGEGAGDDETVFVELHKVPSRINRLVFVVNIYDCVNRRQDFGMIQNAYIRIRNPQTGEELARYNLSENYAGKTTLVAGEIYRQGNDWKFSAVGEGTQDKKLSEIVSRYQ, from the coding sequence ATGCCTATTATTCTAGAAAAAGGACAGAAGATTGATTTAACGAAAGGGCAACCAGGATTAATAAAATTACAGGTTGGCTTAGGATGGGATCCGATGGCACAGTCAGGTGGATTTTTATCTTCGTTACTTGGAAGCAAACCAAGCGTCGATTGTGATGCGTCTGTGGTTATGCTAGAAAATGATCGTTTTTTAAATAAGAATGATCTTGTTTATTTTGGAAATAAGCTATCTGCTTGTGGAAGTATTATTCATTCAGGTGATAATTTAACAGGTGAAGGTGCAGGCGATGACGAAACAGTGTTCGTAGAATTGCATAAAGTTCCAAGCCGTATTAATCGTTTAGTATTTGTTGTAAATATTTATGATTGTGTTAACCGTCGTCAAGATTTTGGCATGATTCAAAATGCGTATATTCGCATTCGAAATCCACAAACAGGTGAAGAATTAGCACGTTATAATTTATCAGAAAATTACGCTGGAAAAACAACATTGGTTGCAGGAGAAATATACCGACAAGGAAATGATTGGAAGTTTTCTGCAGTTGGAGAAGGCACACAAGATAAAAAATTAAGCGAAATTGTATCGCGTTATCAATAA